Proteins co-encoded in one Streptomyces sp. SLBN-31 genomic window:
- a CDS encoding Na+/H+ antiporter gives MDQLALLFVLLLGAVLSVPVGDRFGLPAPVLMTLLGMVLAVADFVPDVNVPPDLILPLLLPPLLYAAVRRTSWRQFAANIRPIFLLAVALVFVTTVCVAAVAHAVVPGLPVAAAVALGALVAPPDPVAATAVAGQLGLPRRLVSILEGEGLFNDVTAIVLYHVAVTAAVSGEFHAGRAALDLVLSAVVAVAVGVALGWGANRLLDLLGDATLQVGLTLLVPYASYVLAEEMHGSGVLAVLTTALFLAEYATDPDDVMTRLAGHTFWDIVDTLVTGVAFGLIGLELHNAIRTASGRWGELLAWSAAILGVVVLVRLVYLLPATWLTQRLHAKRDHDEDIPTGWRETVVMWWSGMRGVASVALALAIPLKTDDGSAFPDRDEIVFIAFGVIMGTLVLQGLTLPWLVKRLGVQSDTEREKKFERELAVRAAKAAKRRLREIEEVEELPEELSEQMLRRAFEIGVRISPDMGEEERREAHEMRVRRLKRMRRIQGELLSAARHEVLAARNEPGADPEVVDRVLRHLDVRSLR, from the coding sequence GTGGATCAGTTGGCCCTGTTGTTCGTGCTGTTGCTCGGGGCCGTGCTGAGCGTGCCGGTGGGGGACCGGTTCGGGCTGCCCGCGCCGGTCCTGATGACCCTGCTCGGGATGGTCCTGGCCGTCGCCGACTTCGTCCCCGACGTCAATGTCCCGCCGGATCTCATCCTGCCCCTGCTGCTGCCTCCGCTGCTGTACGCGGCGGTACGGCGGACCTCGTGGCGGCAGTTCGCGGCGAACATCCGGCCGATCTTCCTGCTGGCGGTGGCGCTGGTCTTCGTCACCACCGTGTGTGTGGCCGCGGTCGCGCACGCCGTCGTGCCGGGGCTGCCCGTCGCCGCCGCCGTCGCCCTCGGTGCCCTGGTCGCGCCGCCCGACCCGGTCGCCGCCACGGCGGTCGCGGGCCAGCTCGGGCTGCCGCGCCGGCTGGTGTCCATCCTGGAGGGTGAGGGCCTGTTCAACGACGTGACGGCGATCGTGCTCTACCACGTGGCGGTGACCGCCGCTGTCAGCGGGGAGTTCCACGCGGGGCGGGCCGCGCTCGACCTCGTCCTGTCCGCCGTGGTCGCGGTCGCGGTGGGCGTCGCCCTGGGCTGGGGCGCCAACAGGCTCCTGGACCTGCTGGGCGACGCGACCCTGCAGGTCGGCCTGACGCTGCTCGTGCCGTACGCCTCGTACGTCCTGGCCGAGGAGATGCACGGGTCCGGTGTGCTCGCCGTGCTCACCACCGCGCTGTTCCTCGCCGAGTACGCCACCGACCCCGACGACGTGATGACCCGGCTCGCCGGGCACACCTTCTGGGACATCGTCGACACCCTGGTCACGGGCGTCGCCTTCGGGCTGATCGGCCTGGAGCTGCACAACGCCATCCGCACCGCGTCCGGGCGGTGGGGCGAGCTGCTGGCCTGGTCGGCGGCGATCCTCGGCGTGGTCGTTCTCGTACGCCTGGTGTACCTGCTGCCGGCGACGTGGCTCACCCAGCGGCTGCACGCCAAGCGGGACCACGACGAGGACATTCCGACGGGCTGGCGGGAGACCGTCGTCATGTGGTGGTCCGGCATGCGGGGCGTGGCCTCCGTCGCCCTGGCCCTGGCGATCCCGTTGAAAACGGACGACGGTTCGGCCTTCCCCGACCGGGACGAGATCGTGTTCATCGCCTTCGGCGTGATCATGGGGACGCTGGTGCTGCAGGGGCTGACCCTGCCGTGGCTGGTGAAGAGGCTCGGCGTGCAGTCCGACACCGAGCGCGAGAAGAAGTTCGAGCGGGAGCTTGCCGTGCGGGCGGCCAAGGCGGCCAAGCGCAGGCTGCGCGAGATCGAGGAGGTCGAGGAGCTGCCGGAGGAACTGTCCGAGCAGATGCTGCGGCGGGCCTTCGAGATCGGGGTGCGCATCAGCCCGGACATGGGCGAGGAGGAGCGGCGCGAGGCGCACGAGATGCGGGTGCGCAGGCTCAAGCGGATGCGGCGGATCCAGGGCGAGCTGCTGAGCGCCGCGCGGCACGAGGTGCTGGCGGCGCGGAACGAGCCGGGCGCCGATCCGGAGGTCGTGGACCGGGTGCTGCGCCATCTCGACGTACGCAGCCTGCGGTGA
- a CDS encoding GNAT family N-acetyltransferase has product MSGTPAYRVHVAEDPADLEACFAVRKEVFVGEQGVPEDIEYDEYDAVATHVLAVREDGFTLGTGRLLHGEAAAAKVGGDLSVGSLGRLAVAREARGTGVGVALVRAIEDAARARGLTAVDLHAQTHALGFYERLGYEAYGPEYQEAGIPHRAMRRAL; this is encoded by the coding sequence ATGAGCGGCACCCCCGCGTACCGGGTGCACGTTGCCGAGGACCCGGCCGACCTGGAGGCCTGCTTCGCCGTACGCAAGGAGGTCTTCGTCGGCGAGCAGGGCGTGCCCGAGGACATCGAGTACGACGAGTACGACGCCGTGGCCACGCACGTGCTGGCCGTGCGGGAGGACGGCTTCACGCTCGGCACCGGGCGGCTGCTGCACGGGGAGGCGGCCGCGGCCAAGGTCGGCGGCGACCTGTCCGTGGGATCGCTCGGGCGGCTCGCGGTCGCCAGGGAGGCGCGCGGGACGGGGGTCGGTGTCGCGCTGGTCCGGGCCATCGAGGACGCGGCACGCGCGCGCGGGCTGACGGCCGTGGACCTGCACGCGCAGACGCACGCCCTGGGGTTCTACGAACGGCTGGGGTACGAGGCGTACGGACCGGAGTACCAGGAGGCGGGCATCCCGCACCGGGCGATGCGCCGCGCTCTGTAG
- a CDS encoding RluA family pseudouridine synthase, producing the protein MSTIPEIRTLPVPDGLEGERVDAAISRMFGFSRTKAAELAAAGKVMVDGSVVGKSERVHGGAWLEVEMPQAPAPVQVVAEPVEGMEIVHDDDDVVVIVKPVGVAAHPSPGWTGPTVIGGLAAAGYRISTSGAAERQGIVHRLDVGTSGLMVVAKSEYAYTSLKRQFKERTVDKRYHTLVQGHPDPTSGTIDAPIGRHPNHDYKWAVTADGKPSVTHYDLIEAFRSASLLDVKLETGRTHQIRVHMSAHRHPCVGDLTYGADPTLAKRLHLTRQWLHAVRLGFEHPGDGQWVEFACDYPADLQKALDLVREETYG; encoded by the coding sequence GTGAGCACGATTCCCGAGATCCGTACCCTGCCCGTGCCCGACGGCCTGGAGGGCGAGCGCGTCGACGCCGCCATCTCCCGCATGTTCGGCTTCTCCCGGACCAAGGCGGCCGAGCTCGCCGCGGCGGGAAAGGTCATGGTCGACGGATCGGTGGTCGGGAAGTCGGAGCGTGTCCACGGCGGCGCCTGGCTCGAGGTCGAGATGCCGCAGGCACCCGCGCCCGTACAGGTCGTCGCGGAGCCCGTCGAGGGCATGGAGATCGTGCACGACGACGATGACGTGGTGGTGATCGTCAAGCCGGTGGGCGTGGCCGCGCACCCGTCGCCGGGCTGGACCGGACCGACGGTCATCGGGGGCCTGGCCGCCGCCGGCTACCGCATCTCCACCTCGGGCGCCGCCGAGCGCCAGGGCATCGTGCACCGCCTCGACGTCGGCACCTCCGGCCTGATGGTCGTCGCCAAGTCCGAGTACGCGTACACCTCGCTCAAGCGCCAGTTCAAGGAGCGCACGGTCGACAAGCGTTACCACACGCTCGTGCAGGGCCACCCGGACCCGACCAGCGGCACCATCGACGCGCCCATCGGCCGCCACCCCAACCACGACTACAAGTGGGCGGTCACGGCCGACGGCAAGCCCTCCGTGACGCACTACGACCTCATCGAGGCCTTCCGCTCCGCCTCCCTGCTCGACGTGAAGCTGGAGACCGGCCGCACCCACCAGATCCGCGTCCACATGTCCGCCCACCGCCACCCCTGCGTCGGCGACCTCACCTACGGCGCCGACCCGACGCTGGCGAAGCGGCTGCACCTGACCCGGCAGTGGCTGCACGCAGTCCGGCTCGGCTTCGAGCACCCGGGCGACGGACAGTGGGTGGAGTTCGCCTGCGACTACCCGGCCGACCTGCAGAAGGCGCTGGACCTGGTCCGCGAGGAGACCTACGGATGA
- the lspA gene encoding signal peptidase II has protein sequence MAEAERIIGTPDTPEAAGSESRQDTVARPEGKRRIAVLFAVAAFAYLLDLGSKLLVVAKLEHHAPIEVVGDWLKLEAIRNAGAAFGFGEAFTIIFTVIAAAVIVVIVRLARKLYSLPWAIALGLLLGGALGNLTDRIFRSPGVFEGAVVDFIAPKGFAVFNLADSAIVCGGVLIVLLSFRGLDPDGTVHRD, from the coding sequence GTGGCAGAGGCGGAGCGCATCATCGGTACGCCGGATACCCCAGAGGCGGCGGGGTCCGAATCGCGGCAGGACACGGTCGCGCGCCCCGAGGGCAAGCGCCGGATCGCCGTGCTGTTCGCGGTCGCCGCCTTCGCGTACCTCCTCGACCTCGGCAGCAAGCTGCTCGTGGTCGCCAAGCTGGAGCACCACGCCCCGATCGAGGTCGTGGGGGACTGGCTGAAGCTGGAGGCGATCCGCAACGCGGGCGCGGCCTTCGGGTTCGGGGAGGCGTTCACCATCATCTTCACGGTGATCGCGGCGGCGGTGATCGTGGTGATCGTCCGGCTCGCCCGCAAGCTCTACAGCCTGCCCTGGGCGATCGCGCTTGGCCTGCTGCTCGGCGGTGCGCTCGGCAACCTCACCGACCGGATCTTCCGCTCACCGGGCGTCTTCGAGGGCGCGGTCGTCGACTTCATCGCGCCCAAGGGCTTCGCCGTCTTCAACCTGGCCGACTCGGCGATCGTCTGCGGCGGTGTGCTGATCGTGCTGTTGTCCTTCCGGGGGCTCGACCCGGACGGCACCGTCCACAGGGACTGA
- a CDS encoding TraR/DksA family transcriptional regulator produces the protein MVAKKTAVQQSASGRSTQASGGAAKDVSGKKSARGGSGGRAGGASKAEQSAEPVKRVRGAAAAAKGAGDAGAAKAARKAAEPGVAASAKGAASRAAPLRKAVEAEGSGRSASTERTSAARTPGKRAAGAAAGKASAGKAAAGKAAGAGKAAVGEAAAGKAVGAAEAAAGKAAVVKKAAVKKTAAKEAAVEKAVAKKTVAKEAAGKSAAKKAASAKGAVKKAPGGEAVAKEAVAEKGVVKEASGGKRAVKKAVRGGGGAGKAAASVSAGEKNDSTAKKAGAAQAAEQTGATTVVAKKTPGTATAAKTAVPKARLAAAVEPGELAVRPGEDPWTTEEVEEARAELQSEQQRLADEIASSEAALQGLMRDSGDGAGDDQADTGTKNITREHEMALAANAREMLTQTEHALQRLDAGTYGLCENCGDPIGKARMQAFPRATLCVECKQKQERRY, from the coding sequence ATGGTGGCGAAGAAGACCGCCGTACAGCAGTCGGCGTCCGGCAGGTCCACACAGGCCTCGGGCGGTGCGGCCAAGGATGTGAGCGGGAAGAAGAGCGCACGGGGCGGGTCCGGCGGGCGCGCGGGCGGGGCGTCGAAGGCGGAGCAGAGCGCGGAGCCGGTGAAGCGGGTGCGGGGGGCGGCCGCTGCGGCGAAGGGCGCGGGGGATGCGGGTGCCGCGAAGGCCGCCCGGAAGGCCGCGGAGCCCGGGGTGGCCGCTTCGGCGAAGGGCGCGGCGTCCAGGGCGGCCCCGCTGAGGAAGGCCGTCGAGGCGGAGGGTTCCGGGCGGTCTGCGAGTACCGAGCGGACGTCCGCGGCGAGGACTCCGGGCAAGCGGGCCGCGGGGGCGGCGGCCGGAAAGGCGAGTGCGGGGAAGGCCGCCGCGGGGAAGGCTGCGGGCGCCGGGAAGGCGGCGGTCGGCGAGGCGGCTGCGGGGAAGGCTGTGGGGGCTGCGGAAGCGGCGGCCGGTAAGGCGGCGGTGGTCAAGAAGGCCGCCGTGAAGAAGACGGCGGCCAAGGAAGCAGCGGTGGAGAAGGCGGTGGCGAAGAAGACGGTGGCCAAGGAGGCGGCCGGGAAGAGCGCCGCCAAGAAGGCCGCCTCGGCCAAGGGTGCCGTCAAGAAGGCGCCGGGTGGGGAGGCCGTCGCCAAGGAGGCGGTTGCCGAAAAGGGCGTCGTCAAAGAGGCGTCGGGTGGGAAGCGTGCTGTCAAGAAGGCGGTGCGTGGGGGAGGGGGCGCCGGGAAGGCGGCGGCCTCTGTGAGTGCGGGCGAGAAGAACGACAGCACGGCCAAGAAGGCGGGCGCGGCGCAGGCCGCGGAGCAGACGGGAGCCACGACAGTGGTTGCGAAGAAGACTCCTGGCACGGCCACGGCGGCGAAGACCGCCGTACCCAAGGCACGCCTCGCCGCGGCGGTGGAGCCGGGCGAGCTGGCGGTGCGCCCCGGAGAGGACCCCTGGACGACGGAGGAGGTCGAGGAGGCGCGCGCCGAGCTGCAGTCCGAGCAGCAGCGGCTGGCCGACGAGATCGCGTCCTCCGAGGCCGCCCTGCAGGGCCTCATGCGGGACTCCGGGGACGGCGCGGGCGACGACCAGGCGGACACCGGCACCAAGAACATCACGCGCGAGCACGAGATGGCGCTCGCCGCCAACGCGCGCGAGATGCTCACCCAGACCGAGCACGCCCTGCAGCGGCTGGACGCGGGCACCTACGGTCTGTGCGAGAACTGCGGCGACCCGATCGGCAAGGCCCGTATGCAGGCCTTCCCGCGCGCCACCCTGTGCGTGGAGTGCAAGCAGAAGCAGGAACGCCGGTACTGA
- the ileS gene encoding isoleucine--tRNA ligase, whose translation MTTPTYRQVPAQVDLPALEHAVLDFWREQKIFAKTLEQSEGRPEWVFYEGPPTANGMPGAHHIEARVFKDVFPRFRTMRGYHVARKAGWDCHGLPVELAVEKELGFSGKPDIEKYGIAEFNAKCRESVTRHTDAFTELTTRMGYWVDLDDAYRTMDPEYIESVWWSLKTIFDKGLLVQDHRVAPWCPRCGTGLSDHELAQGYETVVDPSVYVRFPLTSGPLAGEAALLVWTTTPWTLVSNTAVAAHPDVTYVVATNGDEKLVVAEPLVGKALGEGWETTGQSFTGTEMERWTYQRPFELVEFPEPAHYVVNAEYVTTEDGTGLVHQSPAFGEDDLKVCRAYGLPVVNPVLPDGTFEKDVPLVGGVFFKKADEKLTEDLQQRGLLFKHIPYEHSYPHCWRCHTALLYYAQPSWYIRTTAIKDRLLQENENTNWFPDTVKHGRYGDWLNNNIDWALSRNRYWGTPLPIWRCEDDHLTVVGSRAELTELTGTDQSDLDPHRPYIDDVTFACPKCRKTATRVPEVIDAWYDSGSMPFAQWGYPYKNKELFESRYPAQFISEAIDQTRGWFYTLMAVGTLVFDKSSYENVVCLGHILAEDGRKMSKHLGNILQPIPLMDQHGADAVRWFMAAGGSPWAARRVGHGTIQEVVRKTLLTYWNTVAFQALYARTSGWAPSKADPAPADRPVLDRWLLSELHALTDQVTQALEAYDTQRAGKLLSAFVDDLSNWYVRRSRRRFWQGDKAALRTLHEVVETVTKLMAPLTPFITERVWQDLIVPVAPGAPESVHLASWPEADLTAIDPELSKQMLLVRRLVELGRATRAESGVKTRQPLSRALVAAAGFESLDAELHAQITEELNVSSLASLSEVGGSLVDTTAKANFRALGKRFGKRVQDVAKAVASADAAALSLALREGTASVEVDGETISLAPDEVIITETPREGWSVASDSGATVALDLEITEELRQAGLARDAIRLIQEARKNSGLDVADRIALRWTSTDPAVIAALSEHSGLISDEVLATDFAQGEADDSYGEAFTDEGLSLTFRLRKA comes from the coding sequence ATGACAACGCCGACGTACCGCCAGGTGCCCGCCCAGGTCGACCTGCCCGCCCTCGAGCACGCCGTGCTCGACTTCTGGCGCGAGCAGAAGATCTTCGCCAAGACCCTGGAGCAGTCCGAGGGCCGCCCCGAGTGGGTCTTCTACGAGGGCCCGCCCACCGCCAACGGCATGCCCGGCGCCCACCACATCGAGGCCCGCGTCTTCAAGGACGTCTTCCCCCGCTTCCGCACCATGCGCGGCTACCACGTCGCCCGCAAGGCCGGCTGGGACTGCCACGGCCTGCCGGTGGAGCTCGCGGTCGAGAAGGAGCTCGGCTTCAGCGGCAAGCCGGACATCGAGAAGTACGGCATCGCCGAGTTCAACGCCAAGTGCCGCGAGTCGGTGACCCGCCACACCGACGCCTTCACCGAGCTGACGACCCGCATGGGCTACTGGGTCGATCTGGACGACGCCTACCGCACGATGGACCCCGAGTACATCGAGTCGGTCTGGTGGTCGCTGAAGACGATCTTCGACAAGGGTCTGCTGGTCCAGGACCACCGCGTCGCCCCCTGGTGCCCGCGCTGCGGCACCGGCCTGTCGGACCACGAGCTGGCACAGGGCTACGAGACGGTCGTCGACCCGTCCGTCTACGTCCGTTTCCCGCTCACCTCCGGTCCACTCGCCGGCGAGGCGGCACTCCTGGTCTGGACGACGACCCCATGGACGCTGGTGTCCAACACGGCCGTCGCCGCCCACCCCGACGTCACCTACGTCGTCGCCACGAACGGCGATGAGAAGCTCGTCGTCGCCGAACCGCTCGTCGGCAAGGCGCTCGGCGAAGGCTGGGAGACGACCGGCCAGTCCTTCACGGGTACCGAGATGGAGCGCTGGACGTATCAACGTCCGTTCGAGCTCGTGGAGTTCCCGGAGCCGGCGCACTACGTGGTCAACGCGGAGTACGTCACGACCGAGGACGGTACGGGCCTGGTCCACCAGTCCCCCGCCTTCGGTGAGGACGACCTCAAGGTCTGCCGCGCGTACGGCCTGCCCGTGGTGAACCCGGTCCTGCCCGACGGCACCTTCGAGAAGGACGTCCCGCTGGTCGGCGGCGTCTTCTTCAAGAAGGCGGACGAAAAGCTCACCGAGGACCTCCAGCAGCGCGGCCTCCTCTTCAAGCACATCCCGTACGAGCACAGCTACCCGCACTGCTGGCGCTGCCACACCGCGCTCCTCTACTACGCGCAGCCGTCCTGGTACATCCGCACCACGGCCATCAAGGACCGTCTGCTGCAGGAGAACGAGAACACCAACTGGTTCCCGGACACCGTCAAGCACGGCCGGTACGGCGACTGGCTGAACAACAACATCGACTGGGCGCTGTCCCGCAACCGCTACTGGGGCACCCCGCTGCCGATCTGGCGCTGCGAGGACGACCACCTCACCGTCGTCGGCTCCCGCGCCGAGCTCACCGAGCTGACCGGCACCGACCAGTCCGATCTGGACCCGCACCGCCCGTACATCGACGACGTCACCTTCGCCTGCCCGAAGTGCCGCAAGACGGCCACGCGCGTGCCGGAGGTCATCGACGCCTGGTACGACTCGGGCTCGATGCCGTTCGCGCAGTGGGGCTACCCGTACAAGAACAAGGAGCTGTTCGAGAGCCGGTACCCGGCGCAGTTCATCTCCGAGGCCATCGACCAGACCCGCGGGTGGTTCTACACCCTCATGGCCGTGGGCACGCTGGTGTTCGACAAGTCGTCGTACGAGAACGTCGTCTGCCTGGGGCACATCCTGGCCGAGGACGGCCGCAAGATGTCCAAGCACCTGGGCAACATCCTGCAGCCGATCCCGCTGATGGACCAGCACGGTGCGGACGCCGTGCGCTGGTTCATGGCGGCGGGCGGCTCGCCGTGGGCCGCGCGGCGCGTGGGCCACGGCACGATCCAGGAGGTCGTCCGCAAGACGCTCCTCACCTACTGGAACACGGTCGCCTTCCAGGCCCTGTACGCCCGCACCTCCGGCTGGGCGCCCAGCAAGGCGGACCCGGCCCCGGCCGACCGCCCCGTCCTGGACCGCTGGCTGCTGTCCGAACTGCACGCCCTGACGGACCAGGTGACACAGGCGCTGGAGGCCTACGACACCCAGCGCGCCGGCAAGCTCCTGTCGGCGTTCGTCGACGACCTGTCCAACTGGTACGTCCGCCGCTCGCGCCGCCGCTTCTGGCAGGGCGACAAGGCCGCGCTGCGCACCCTGCACGAGGTCGTGGAGACGGTCACCAAGCTGATGGCCCCGCTGACGCCGTTCATCACCGAGCGGGTCTGGCAGGACCTGATCGTGCCGGTGGCCCCGGGCGCGCCGGAGTCGGTGCACCTGGCCTCCTGGCCCGAGGCGGACCTGACGGCGATCGACCCCGAGCTGTCGAAGCAGATGCTCCTGGTACGGCGGCTGGTGGAGCTCGGCCGCGCCACGCGCGCGGAGTCGGGCGTGAAGACGCGTCAGCCGCTGTCGCGGGCGCTGGTCGCGGCGGCCGGGTTCGAGTCCCTCGACGCCGAGCTGCACGCCCAGATCACCGAGGAGCTGAACGTCTCCTCGCTGGCTTCGCTGTCCGAGGTCGGCGGTTCCCTGGTGGACACCACCGCGAAGGCCAACTTCCGGGCGCTGGGCAAGCGGTTCGGCAAGCGGGTGCAGGACGTCGCCAAGGCCGTCGCGAGCGCCGACGCGGCCGCGCTGTCGCTGGCCCTGCGCGAGGGCACGGCGTCGGTGGAGGTCGACGGGGAGACCATCTCCCTCGCACCGGACGAGGTGATCATCACGGAGACCCCGCGCGAGGGCTGGTCGGTGGCGTCCGACTCCGGCGCGACGGTGGCCCTGGACCTGGAGATCACGGAGGAGCTGCGGCAGGCCGGTCTGGCCCGTGACGCGATCCGGCTGATCCAGGAGGCCCGGAAGAACAGCGGGCTGGACGTGGCCGACCGGATCGCGCTGCGCTGGACGTCCACGGACCCCGCGGTCATCGCGGCGCTGAGCGAGCACTCCGGTCTGATCTCGGACGAGGTGCTCGCGACGGACTTCGCCCAGGGCGAGGCGGACGACTCCTACGGCGAGGCGTTCACCGACGAAGGACTGTCGCTGACGTTCCGCCTTCGGAAGGCGTAG
- a CDS encoding DivIVA domain-containing protein yields the protein MPLTPEDVRNKQFTTVRLREGYDEDEVDAFLDEVEAELTRLLRENEDLRAKLAAATRAAAQNQQNMRKPPEGPGGPQDQQGGMPQQGGMPQQGGMPQQGGMPQQGMRGPGAPVPAGISGPPQQQMGGPMGGPPQLPSGAPQLPAGPGGQGGPQGPGPMGQGPMGQGPMGQGQMGGPMGQPPMQQQMGGPMGGPMGGPMGGPGQGPGGDSAARVLSLAQQTADQAIAEARSEANKIVGEARSRAEGLERDARAKADALERDAQEKHRVAMGSLESARATLERKVEDLRGFEREYRTRLKSYLESQLRQLETQADDSLAPPRTPAAASLPPSPAPSMAPAGASAPSYGGNQPMGGAPSPAAPSYGGQQQMSPAMTQPMAPVRPQGPSPMGQAPSPMRGFLIDEDDN from the coding sequence ATGCCGTTGACCCCCGAGGACGTGCGGAACAAGCAGTTCACGACCGTCCGCCTCCGAGAAGGCTATGACGAGGACGAGGTCGATGCCTTCCTCGACGAGGTCGAAGCCGAACTGACCCGCCTGCTCCGCGAGAACGAGGACCTGCGCGCCAAACTGGCCGCGGCGACGCGTGCTGCTGCCCAGAACCAGCAGAACATGCGCAAGCCCCCGGAGGGTCCCGGCGGTCCGCAGGACCAGCAGGGCGGTATGCCGCAGCAGGGTGGAATGCCCCAGCAGGGTGGCATGCCTCAGCAGGGCGGTATGCCCCAGCAGGGCATGCGAGGGCCTGGCGCCCCGGTACCGGCCGGCATATCGGGCCCGCCGCAGCAGCAGATGGGTGGCCCCATGGGTGGCCCGCCCCAGCTGCCGAGCGGTGCGCCGCAGCTGCCCGCCGGTCCCGGTGGACAGGGCGGCCCGCAGGGTCCCGGCCCCATGGGCCAGGGTCCGATGGGTCAGGGCCCCATGGGCCAGGGCCAGATGGGCGGCCCCATGGGGCAGCCCCCCATGCAGCAGCAGATGGGTGGCCCGATGGGCGGCCCCATGGGCGGTCCGATGGGCGGCCCCGGTCAGGGCCCCGGTGGCGACAGCGCCGCCCGAGTCCTCTCGCTGGCCCAGCAGACCGCCGACCAGGCGATCGCCGAGGCCCGTTCCGAGGCCAACAAGATCGTCGGCGAGGCGCGTTCGCGTGCCGAGGGTCTCGAGCGTGACGCCCGTGCCAAGGCCGACGCGCTGGAGCGGGACGCGCAGGAGAAGCACCGCGTCGCGATGGGCTCCCTGGAGTCCGCCCGCGCCACGCTGGAGCGCAAGGTCGAGGATCTGCGCGGCTTCGAGCGCGAGTACCGCACGCGTCTGAAGTCCTACCTGGAGTCGCAGCTGCGCCAGCTGGAGACCCAGGCCGACGACTCCCTCGCCCCGCCCCGCACCCCGGCCGCGGCCTCCCTCCCGCCGTCCCCGGCGCCCTCCATGGCACCGGCCGGCGCGAGCGCCCCGTCCTACGGCGGCAACCAGCCCATGGGCGGTGCGCCGAGCCCCGCTGCCCCGTCCTACGGCGGCCAGCAGCAGATGTCCCCGGCGATGACCCAGCCGATGGCTCCGGTCCGCCCGCAGGGCCCGTCCCCGATGGGGCAGGCGCCGTCGCCGATGCGTGGCTTCCTGATCGACGAGGACGACAACTGA
- a CDS encoding YggT family protein — MSVVWQVIYIALMCFLIVLIFRLVMDYVFQFARSWQPGKAMVVVLEATYTVTDPPLKLLRRFIPPLRLGGVALDLSFFVLMIIVYILISIVSRL; from the coding sequence ATGAGCGTGGTTTGGCAGGTCATTTACATCGCGCTGATGTGCTTCCTGATCGTGCTCATCTTCCGGTTGGTCATGGACTACGTCTTCCAGTTCGCCCGCTCATGGCAACCCGGCAAGGCGATGGTGGTCGTTCTGGAGGCCACCTACACTGTCACTGATCCACCGCTCAAGCTTCTGCGGCGGTTCATTCCGCCGCTGCGTCTCGGGGGCGTGGCGCTCGACCTGTCCTTCTTCGTACTGATGATCATCGTCTACATCCTGATCTCGATCGTGAGCCGGCTGTGA
- a CDS encoding cell division protein SepF, producing the protein MAGAMRKMAVYLGLVEDDGYDGRGFDPDDDFEPELDPEPERDHRRHEPSHQSHAAHQSQRDEEVRIVQPSVPREPVARSASLPAESGRPARIAPVASITQERASLEKNAPVIMPKVVSEREPYRITTLHPRTYNEARTIGEHFREGTPVIMNLTEMDDTDAKRLVDFAAGLVFGLHGSIERVTQKVFLLSPANVDVTAEDKARIAEGGFFNQS; encoded by the coding sequence ATGGCCGGCGCGATGCGCAAGATGGCGGTCTACCTCGGCCTCGTGGAGGACGATGGGTACGACGGCAGGGGATTCGACCCCGATGACGACTTCGAGCCCGAACTCGACCCCGAGCCGGAGCGGGACCACCGACGGCACGAACCGTCGCACCAGTCTCACGCCGCACATCAGTCCCAAAGGGACGAAGAGGTGCGAATCGTGCAGCCCTCCGTGCCGCGCGAACCGGTCGCCCGTTCCGCTTCGCTACCCGCGGAATCCGGCCGTCCGGCGCGCATCGCGCCCGTGGCGTCCATCACACAAGAACGCGCAAGTCTGGAGAAGAACGCACCGGTGATCATGCCCAAGGTCGTGTCCGAACGAGAGCCTTACCGGATCACCACGCTTCACCCGCGGACCTACAACGAGGCCCGTACTATCGGGGAACACTTCCGTGAGGGCACCCCGGTGATCATGAATCTGACTGAGATGGATGACACAGACGCGAAGCGACTTGTCGACTTTGCGGCCGGTTTGGTGTTTGGTCTTCACGGCAGCATCGAGCGGGTGACGCAGAAGGTGTTCCTGTTGTCGCCTGCTAACGTCGATGTCACGGCGGAGGACAAGGCCCGCATCGCAGAGGGCGGGTTCTTCAACCAGAGCTGA